Proteins from a single region of Acidianus ambivalens:
- a CDS encoding NERD domain-containing protein, with protein sequence MLPVILQGFTRSVDDIVSDIIRHYKETFNEEPTVEQKEAWRKLLKLLSTISPPHPIILEYPIFTERADVIFVGKSKALVVEAKGWKHVKKIGDDVVEADGDLHEDPCYQLNNYVNKLNLFHSSNIKFEGVLFLYWGLLFE encoded by the coding sequence GTGCTACCGGTAATACTCCAGGGATTTACTCGTTCGGTCGACGATATAGTTAGTGATATAATTAGACATTATAAGGAAACGTTTAATGAGGAACCGACAGTTGAACAGAAGGAAGCCTGGAGGAAATTGCTTAAACTCCTATCGACAATAAGTCCTCCTCACCCTATTATTTTGGAATATCCAATCTTTACCGAGAGGGCAGACGTGATATTCGTTGGCAAGAGTAAAGCTTTAGTCGTTGAAGCTAAAGGTTGGAAGCATGTAAAGAAGATAGGAGATGACGTTGTGGAAGCTGATGGAGATCTTCATGAAGATCCTTGTTATCAACTTAATAATTACGTTAATAAACTCAACTTATTCCATTCATCTAATATAAAATTTGAAGGCGTACTTTTCCTATATTGGGGATTACTCTTCGAATGA
- a CDS encoding M1 family metallopeptidase has translation MPINLKKYEIFLDLNGLDYDGIERVKLSSDKVELDSVGLNILSVKADGKDVPFEVKEGKLIVHSPVNDELEIHFKGRVSKDSILGIYSAPYDEGKYMITTQFEPIYARNFIPCFDRPDMKAVFKLFVKVPKGLKVISNTRVINVKEDGGKLLYEFEETPRMSTYLLYLGIDEFEEIKDESKRPTIIVATVPGKVNKGYFALHVARRVIDFYEKYFEIPYQLEKLHLIQVPDFEAGAMENWGAVTFRETELLADDSSSVSHKLRVSSTIAHELAHQWFGNLVTLKWWNDLWLNESFATFMSYKALKDIFPQWDPEGIFLLSDTLNAMEKDSLSTTHPIEANVKEAHEIMQMFDSISYGKGASVLRMIEGFIGEEEFRRGVVNYLNRHKFSNAEGKEFWESLGNVEVEDWITKPSYPVIFVRVEGNSIEFEQKRFTLLNVDSNELYKVPLTYEVNGKFGKFLFDKRREEVKVDKEVKEIKVNVNRSGFYRVFYDKLTMLPQLNDYEELGLVNDYWSFLLASMIDFKTYQEVLSKVNKNPLVAMEITQQLNTLFLVDKRKFFHFSRGILVDLYKLYRNSKDPLGEIAYTSIASNLAYEDEDFALGLSNLFLEYDKLPSKMKNAVAIAYAVSTGDFQTLVNKYTSYILDEEKIRMLNAIGSIGDKSIINNVVQLILNRTIKLQDSPYLIFQVMRNPFVRDEACKFIEENFEQLKNFISTAYGGPWALGQLISSMTMCGVDNPDEVVNFLEKIRFKEISKPIDEVEERIKVYSRLKNLDT, from the coding sequence ATGCCTATTAATCTAAAGAAATACGAGATCTTCCTAGATCTTAACGGACTTGATTATGATGGAATAGAAAGAGTAAAGCTATCCTCAGATAAGGTGGAGTTGGACAGTGTAGGACTTAATATACTCAGCGTTAAGGCAGATGGGAAAGATGTGCCCTTTGAAGTAAAGGAGGGCAAGTTGATAGTGCACTCTCCAGTAAATGACGAGTTAGAAATTCATTTTAAAGGGAGGGTTAGTAAAGATTCAATTTTAGGAATTTACTCAGCGCCTTATGACGAAGGAAAATATATGATAACAACTCAATTTGAGCCAATTTATGCCAGAAATTTCATACCTTGTTTCGACAGACCTGACATGAAGGCAGTTTTTAAGCTTTTCGTTAAAGTACCTAAAGGTTTAAAGGTTATCTCAAACACTAGGGTGATTAACGTTAAAGAAGATGGAGGCAAATTGCTTTACGAATTCGAGGAAACGCCAAGGATGTCAACCTACCTACTTTATTTAGGCATTGATGAATTTGAGGAAATTAAAGACGAAAGCAAAAGGCCTACAATTATAGTTGCAACAGTTCCCGGCAAGGTTAATAAAGGCTATTTTGCGTTACACGTTGCCAGAAGGGTAATAGATTTCTATGAAAAATACTTTGAAATACCTTACCAACTGGAGAAACTTCATTTAATTCAAGTTCCCGATTTTGAGGCAGGAGCTATGGAAAACTGGGGAGCAGTGACTTTTAGGGAGACTGAGCTTTTGGCAGATGATTCATCTTCAGTTTCTCACAAGCTAAGAGTATCAAGTACAATAGCCCATGAATTAGCTCATCAATGGTTTGGCAATTTAGTTACGCTTAAATGGTGGAACGATTTATGGCTTAATGAGAGCTTTGCAACCTTTATGTCTTACAAGGCATTAAAGGATATATTTCCTCAATGGGACCCTGAAGGGATCTTCTTATTGTCAGATACTCTGAACGCGATGGAAAAGGATTCCTTATCTACTACTCATCCAATTGAGGCTAATGTAAAGGAGGCTCACGAGATTATGCAGATGTTCGATAGTATAAGTTACGGTAAGGGAGCTAGCGTATTAAGGATGATAGAGGGCTTTATTGGTGAAGAAGAATTTAGGAGAGGCGTTGTAAATTACTTAAATAGACATAAGTTTTCTAACGCAGAAGGAAAGGAGTTCTGGGAATCTCTCGGAAACGTAGAAGTTGAGGATTGGATAACAAAGCCAAGCTATCCAGTAATTTTCGTAAGAGTGGAAGGGAATTCAATAGAGTTTGAACAAAAGAGGTTCACTTTATTGAACGTGGACTCTAACGAGTTATACAAGGTTCCATTAACTTATGAGGTAAACGGTAAATTCGGAAAATTCTTGTTTGATAAGCGTAGGGAAGAAGTAAAGGTAGACAAGGAAGTAAAGGAAATAAAGGTGAACGTCAATAGATCAGGATTTTACAGGGTGTTTTACGACAAACTAACTATGTTACCTCAACTTAATGATTACGAGGAGTTAGGGTTAGTAAATGACTATTGGAGCTTCCTGCTTGCATCAATGATAGACTTTAAGACCTATCAAGAAGTGCTTTCAAAAGTTAATAAGAATCCTTTGGTAGCAATGGAAATTACTCAACAACTTAACACTCTTTTCTTGGTCGATAAAAGGAAATTCTTCCATTTTTCAAGGGGGATCCTAGTTGATTTATATAAGTTATATAGAAATTCTAAAGATCCCCTAGGCGAGATTGCATACACTAGCATTGCGAGTAATTTAGCCTACGAAGACGAGGACTTTGCTTTGGGTTTATCAAACTTGTTTTTAGAATACGATAAGTTACCCAGTAAGATGAAAAACGCCGTTGCAATAGCTTATGCAGTGTCTACTGGCGACTTTCAAACGTTAGTGAATAAGTATACGTCCTACATCCTAGATGAAGAGAAAATTAGGATGCTTAATGCAATAGGTTCAATAGGGGACAAATCAATAATAAACAATGTAGTACAATTAATACTGAACAGGACTATAAAACTTCAAGATTCGCCTTACTTGATTTTCCAAGTTATGAGGAATCCATTCGTTAGAGACGAGGCGTGTAAGTTTATAGAAGAAAACTTTGAACAACTAAAGAATTTTATAAGTACTGCCTATGGAGGACCTTGGGCTTTAGGACAATTAATATCCTCTATGACGATGTGCGGTGTTGACAATCCTGATGAGGTAGTTAATTTCTTGGAAAAGATAAGATTTAAGGAAATTAGTAAACCAATAGACGAAGTGGAGGAAAGAATAAAAGTATATTCGAGGTTGAAAAATCTTGATACATAG
- a CDS encoding McrB family protein, which produces MYGEWLVVRPQFAKLFGNPDIAAETFLSYVQNDKFLPCVFVGSKDHWASAINYSIKGEIGYTLWGSGDKSSTSGINTRYQEAYIKTDGSRNLPSNDRILIGILRIAGLGIIGFGLVTDIETDAVRNFIGWRETDRFWVTRFRIKVFWLHESIRKNPSEYGAWQGDNVELEGTNTQANNCYTKDNQKAINSVKRFILSKKDEIKTTLEFYASLPAEMPKSNVEETSFVQPQINCKNPKTEVNVEDLYLPQGINDVIIKAIEKGNVLFIGPPGVGKTKLAIELARSLSGNDECLNIVTANSLWFRRNLIGGESIREGSVMWKSGLLIQAYVKASRIKEGNYYVIIDEINRADVDKAFGELFTIFSSSDPKDWFIPKALIDEIKSYGDNIDQYAKEFLKIYEELRKEGKENEPLKKIRIISTMNLTDARNLFYVGDALARRFVSFYFNYPEGTEDLDMFLKKYNLRDDEKEEIRNLVSYLREKLEKDKLVKFSISPASLKSALDIYSSLESRNIDTFVLILKSTLGTLNQDKIEKVEELIDEWKKEKKQQKQ; this is translated from the coding sequence ATGTATGGCGAATGGTTGGTAGTTAGGCCTCAATTTGCTAAGCTATTCGGAAATCCTGATATTGCAGCGGAAACTTTCTTAAGTTACGTTCAAAATGATAAATTTCTTCCTTGCGTCTTTGTAGGCTCTAAAGATCACTGGGCCTCAGCTATTAACTATTCAATTAAGGGAGAGATAGGTTACACTTTATGGGGATCAGGAGATAAGAGCTCGACTTCAGGAATTAATACAAGGTATCAAGAGGCTTATATTAAAACTGACGGAAGTAGGAATCTCCCTTCAAACGATAGAATATTAATTGGAATTTTAAGGATTGCAGGGTTAGGTATAATAGGTTTCGGTTTAGTGACTGATATAGAAACTGACGCCGTTAGGAATTTTATTGGCTGGCGTGAGACAGACAGGTTTTGGGTCACTCGGTTTAGGATAAAGGTATTTTGGTTGCACGAAAGTATAAGGAAAAATCCTTCTGAATATGGCGCTTGGCAAGGAGATAATGTCGAATTAGAAGGCACTAATACTCAAGCTAATAACTGTTACACAAAAGATAATCAGAAGGCTATAAATAGCGTTAAAAGATTCATTTTATCTAAAAAGGATGAAATAAAAACTACATTGGAATTCTATGCTAGTTTACCTGCTGAAATGCCTAAATCTAATGTAGAAGAGACGTCTTTTGTTCAACCTCAAATAAATTGTAAAAATCCTAAGACAGAGGTAAATGTAGAGGATTTATACTTACCTCAAGGTATAAACGACGTTATTATAAAAGCCATAGAAAAGGGTAATGTTCTTTTTATCGGCCCTCCAGGAGTAGGTAAGACTAAATTAGCTATAGAACTAGCAAGATCTTTAAGCGGTAACGACGAATGCCTCAATATAGTTACTGCAAATTCATTGTGGTTTAGGAGGAATTTAATAGGTGGAGAGAGCATTAGGGAAGGATCCGTAATGTGGAAGAGCGGTTTATTAATTCAAGCTTACGTTAAAGCCTCAAGGATTAAGGAGGGTAATTATTACGTTATTATAGATGAAATAAATAGAGCCGACGTAGATAAGGCCTTCGGAGAGTTATTTACCATTTTCTCCAGTAGTGATCCGAAGGACTGGTTCATTCCTAAGGCTTTAATTGATGAGATAAAGAGTTACGGAGATAATATTGACCAATACGCAAAGGAATTCCTCAAGATTTATGAAGAATTACGAAAAGAAGGCAAGGAAAACGAACCGTTAAAGAAAATTAGGATTATCTCTACAATGAACCTAACAGATGCGAGGAACCTATTTTACGTAGGCGATGCACTGGCTAGGAGGTTTGTTAGCTTTTATTTTAATTATCCAGAAGGTACGGAAGATTTGGATATGTTTCTCAAGAAATATAATTTAAGAGATGATGAGAAAGAGGAGATAAGAAATCTTGTGAGTTATTTGAGAGAAAAACTTGAAAAAGACAAGCTCGTCAAATTTAGCATCTCTCCTGCAAGCTTAAAGTCAGCATTAGATATTTATTCATCATTAGAGAGTAGGAATATAGATACCTTTGTTCTTATTTTAAAGAGCACGTTAGGAACGTTAAATCAAGACAAAATAGAAAAAGTAGAGGAATTAATAGATGAATGGAAGAAAGAAAAGAAACAGCAGAAGCAATAA
- a CDS encoding PaREP1 family protein: MEELIKKAEEKGIDVEDLIILALSKEDPSEGIKMRIELAKKYMNEAEEYLKKGDAVQASEKAYKAAEEVVKALAEKFNTQEQALKEGRWYTYLLSKAANALSSTLGDKIIKGWSSAYLLHVWGFHEAKLGTKDITSYINAVKEMLEEAGKYLS; the protein is encoded by the coding sequence ATGGAGGAATTAATAAAGAAAGCTGAGGAGAAGGGGATTGATGTTGAAGATTTAATAATCTTAGCGTTATCCAAAGAAGACCCCTCTGAGGGAATAAAGATGAGGATAGAGTTAGCTAAGAAGTATATGAATGAAGCAGAGGAGTATTTAAAGAAAGGTGACGCCGTCCAAGCTTCAGAGAAGGCTTACAAGGCGGCCGAAGAAGTCGTGAAAGCATTGGCCGAGAAGTTTAATACTCAAGAGCAAGCGTTGAAGGAAGGCAGATGGTACACATACTTACTTAGTAAAGCTGCTAACGCGCTTTCCTCTACTTTGGGAGATAAGATAATTAAAGGTTGGAGTAGTGCTTACTTATTGCATGTTTGGGGCTTTCATGAAGCAAAACTTGGGACTAAGGACATTACGTCCTATATAAATGCAGTAAAAGAAATGTTAGAGGAAGCGGGAAAGTATTTATCTTGA
- a CDS encoding helix-turn-helix transcriptional regulator has translation MPRLLALLLLLLSALLLPLFHSSTGVINVYYNGTVTVYLYNVSSINLIGTNVTCIKVEGAKYVVQGNTLIIQGKSATITYRSALPKGVIETEQPENLTVNVLIPAGSSITYLYPQPSSFTVVGGLYNITFENTSKVTVLYTYTQTNLHTSSFSPAFFILAIVLSDSSLLFFFLYYIRRNKRTKEEGEKEEEIQIGLDERDKVVLDAIKKSGGTSTLSELVKQTNLPKTTVYRRLKRLVAMGYVEEVREKGKVRYVLKKDYVEK, from the coding sequence ATGCCAAGATTATTAGCATTACTGCTACTGTTATTGTCTGCACTTCTTTTACCTTTATTTCATTCTTCTACTGGCGTAATTAATGTGTATTATAACGGTACTGTAACTGTATATTTATACAATGTTTCGAGTATAAATCTAATAGGAACAAATGTAACATGCATAAAGGTAGAAGGAGCAAAGTACGTAGTTCAAGGGAACACCCTCATTATACAAGGGAAGAGCGCAACAATAACTTACAGAAGCGCTTTGCCTAAAGGAGTAATTGAAACTGAACAGCCAGAAAATCTTACAGTGAATGTATTAATTCCTGCGGGATCTTCTATAACCTACCTTTATCCTCAACCTTCCAGCTTTACAGTTGTTGGAGGCCTTTATAACATAACCTTTGAGAACACTAGTAAGGTTACTGTACTTTATACCTATACTCAGACTAACTTGCACACCTCATCATTTTCTCCTGCATTCTTCATTTTGGCCATAGTTTTAAGTGACTCTTCTCTCCTTTTCTTTTTCCTATATTATATAAGGAGAAATAAGAGAACAAAAGAAGAGGGAGAGAAAGAAGAGGAAATTCAGATCGGTTTAGATGAGAGGGATAAAGTAGTCCTTGATGCCATAAAGAAGAGCGGAGGCACTTCTACCTTATCTGAGTTAGTAAAGCAAACTAACTTACCTAAAACTACGGTTTATAGGAGACTTAAGAGATTAGTAGCAATGGGTTACGTTGAAGAAGTCAGGGAAAAAGGCAAAGTAAGGTATGTGCTGAAGAAAGATTATGTAGAAAAATGA